In a single window of the Microbacterium sp. Root61 genome:
- the tyrS gene encoding tyrosine--tRNA ligase, whose translation MSTNAVIPTAPANDPTFENVWDEIVWRGLVHVSTDQDALRDLLAGPPITYYCGFDPTAPSLHLGNLVQLLLMRRLQLAGHKPLGLVGGSTGLIGDPRPTAERTLNDRETVVEWVGYLRAQVERFLSFDGDNAARMVNNLDWTAPMSAIDFLREIGKHYRVGTMLKKDAVSTRLNSEEGISYTEFSYQILQGLDYRELFLSYGCVLQTGGSDQWGNLISGVDLIRRAEGASVHAIGTPLITNSDGTKFGKSEGNAIWLDPAMCSPYRMYQFWLNTDDGDVITRLKVFTFLTRDEIEEYERLVEAEPFRREAQRRLALEVTATVHGADATAAVIAASDALFGQGDLTSLDADVLRSALDELPNAEVSRETTVVQALVETGLSTSLSDARRAISQGGVSLDGVRIEDEGALVTGGLPGGVSVLRRGKKTLAGLFVTN comes from the coding sequence GTGTCAACCAACGCAGTGATCCCCACCGCGCCAGCCAACGACCCCACGTTCGAGAACGTGTGGGACGAGATCGTCTGGCGCGGGCTCGTGCATGTCTCCACCGACCAGGACGCCCTGCGCGACCTGCTGGCAGGGCCGCCGATCACGTATTACTGCGGTTTCGACCCGACCGCGCCGAGCCTGCACCTTGGCAACCTCGTGCAGCTGCTGCTGATGCGCCGACTCCAGCTCGCGGGCCACAAGCCGCTCGGTCTCGTCGGCGGCTCGACGGGCCTCATCGGCGACCCGCGGCCGACCGCCGAGCGCACGCTGAACGATCGCGAGACCGTCGTCGAGTGGGTCGGATACCTGCGCGCCCAGGTCGAGCGCTTCCTGAGCTTCGACGGCGACAACGCGGCGCGGATGGTGAACAACCTCGACTGGACCGCGCCGATGAGCGCGATCGACTTCCTGCGCGAGATCGGCAAGCACTACCGGGTCGGCACGATGCTGAAGAAGGATGCCGTCAGCACACGGCTCAATTCGGAAGAAGGCATCAGCTACACCGAGTTCAGCTACCAGATCCTGCAGGGACTGGACTACCGCGAACTCTTCCTGAGTTACGGCTGCGTCCTGCAGACCGGCGGCAGCGACCAGTGGGGCAACCTCATCAGCGGTGTGGACCTCATCCGTCGCGCCGAGGGTGCGAGCGTGCACGCGATCGGCACGCCGCTGATCACCAACAGCGACGGCACGAAGTTCGGCAAGAGCGAGGGCAACGCCATCTGGCTCGACCCCGCGATGTGCAGCCCGTACCGGATGTACCAGTTCTGGCTCAACACCGACGACGGCGACGTCATCACGCGGCTCAAGGTCTTCACCTTCCTGACGCGCGACGAGATCGAAGAGTACGAGCGGCTGGTCGAGGCCGAGCCGTTCCGCCGCGAGGCGCAGCGCCGACTCGCGCTCGAAGTGACCGCGACGGTGCACGGAGCGGATGCCACTGCCGCCGTGATCGCGGCATCCGATGCCCTCTTCGGCCAAGGCGATCTCACGTCGCTGGATGCGGATGTCCTGCGCAGCGCGCTGGACGAGCTGCCGAATGCCGAAGTCTCCCGAGAGACCACCGTCGTGCAGGCGCTCGTCGAGACCGGCCTGTCGACGAGCCTGTCCGACGCCCGCCGGGCGATCAGCCAGGGCGGCGTGTCGCTCGACGGAGTACGGATCGAGGACGAGGGCGCTCTGGTGACGGGCGGCCTGCCCGGCGGAGTGTCCGTGCTGCGTCGGGGCAAGAAGACCCTCGCGGGACTGTTCGTCACGAACTGA